A single genomic interval of Argopecten irradians isolate NY chromosome 8, Ai_NY, whole genome shotgun sequence harbors:
- the LOC138328743 gene encoding DC-STAMP domain-containing protein 2-like, whose translation MLPQNVQLVEFLRSEIVHACKAKGQEADHCIESYFNRSRRGVLDNICTVLDISGLCGAIDIGGPVCDILDTFTNLANESVQEVKNLLDKITNFFVFGLNTTFDISGDINSSQTAEQIVDNVKADIVSKTDVILYYAKIIGQVLACSLILLLLKSFLYLHKWRAKEAFDNIYITKEFARYDEKRKKAGKEHVLPLKHREKRKYIVTRSILMAPTELETCQKGAVMIMRSLLIATIIIAIDYALYFLLVLIDTYGNINVNVSGTSTVTLTVEGNSIMAIVLRQLASAIAIDYDYSIDFNMTYCLPNAHEPDTSTIYLVVFLYLLAFVMMFMQAYGLRIRRKVAAHYYPEVEFDRIQYLHSKIRIKRRTLIGWIAHFLTSRRKEKDVSERMTLGSWFYYSCPYMASVFDCKPAKTICLNCDRESDGLMKFNICQTKGCESVYCSPCFKEMDERCPVCNKKYNF comes from the exons ATGCTGCCACAAAATGTCCAGCTGGTTGAATTTCTCAGGTCTGAGATTGTACACGCTTGTAAAGCTAAAGGTCAAGAAGCTGACCACTGCATAGAGAGTTACTTCAACCGTTCCAG GCGTGGAGTACTAGACAACATCTGTACAGTGCTTGATATAAGTGGCCTTTGCGGAGCAATAGACATTGGCGGACCTGTATGTGACATTCTGGATACGTTCACTAACCTCGCTAACGAATCAGTTCAGGAAGTCAAAAATCTCCTCGACAAAATAACCAACTTCTTCGTGTTTGGCCTGAATACAACCTTTGATATCAGCGGCGATATAAACTCGTCGCAGACTGCTGAGCAGATTGTTGATAACGTGAAGGCGGACATTGTATCGAAGACAGATGTCATTCTGTATTATGCAAAGATCATCGGACAAGTGCTAGCTTGTTCACTTATTCTTCTGCTCCTGAAGTCGTTCTTGTATCTTCATAAATGGCGGGCAAAGGAGGCGTTTGATAATATCTATATCACTAAAGAGTTTGCAAGATATGACGAAAAGCGCAAAAAGGCTGGAAAAGAGCATGTTCTACCACTGAAACACAGAGAGAAACGCAAGTATATTGTAACTAGATCAATCCTCATGGCACCGACTGAGTTAGAAACGTGTCAGAAAGGAGCCGTCATGATAATGCGGAGTCTCCTGATAGCTACCATAATAATCGCCATTGACTACGCGCTCTATTTCCTTTTGGTCCTCATAGATACGTACGGCAACATTAACGTCAATGTATCTGGTACAAGTACTGTTACCCTCACTGTTGAAGGAAACAGCATCATGGCCATAGTTTTACGTCAACTTGCGTCAGCTATTGCTATTGACTATGATTACAGCATCGACTTTAACATGACGTACTGTTTACCAAATGCACACGAGCCGGACACAAGCACTATCTATTTGGTCGTTTTCTTGTACCTCCTGGCATTTGTAATGATGTTCATGCAGGCGTATGGGCTACGCATCAGAAGGAAAGTGGCGGCCCATTACTATCCAGAAGTCGAGTTTGACAGAATACAATATCTGCATTCTAAGATCCGTATCAAAAGAAGAACATTAATTGGTTGGATTGCTCATTTCCTGACATCCCGGAGGAAAGAGAAGGATGTTTCCGAGAGAATGACGTTGGGATCTTGGTTTTACTACAGCTGTCCTTACATGGCTAGTGTATTTGATTGTAAACCAGCCAAAACGATCTGTCTGAACTGTGACAGGGAGAGTGACGGATTGATGAAGTTTAATATATGTCAGACTAAAGGGTGTGAATCAGTTTATTGTTCTCCTTGTTTTAAGGAAATGGATGAAAGATGTCCCGTGTGTAATAAAAAGTATAACTTTTAA